A stretch of Microbacterium caowuchunii DNA encodes these proteins:
- a CDS encoding aldehyde dehydrogenase family protein, with translation MTSGMLRVAGFVDGAWLDAAADADPLRDKFSGDVIAEVAATDRETISRAVRSLDAARGRGLLTPRQRADVLARAAAGVAARREELIATVQADTGFARGDAVKEVDRTAETLTLCAEEAKRHAGHLVPVEGTPTGAGKLSYTRVDPIGIVCALTPFNSPLNTVAHKVGPAIAAGNSVILKPASLTPLSAQALVQILLEAGLPPEMIALVYGSGASRGAWLAEEKAIGYYAFTGSTEVGATLFAAVGMRRTQLEMGSLASTIVCADADLPRAAAAITAGALRKSGQVCTSVQRVYAHAAIRDELAGLVAAGMRAEVAGDPADAATTVGPLITGQDAARVQQWVDEAVAGGADVVCGGVRDGNVVAPTLLAGVRDDDRIMRSELFGPAVVMRDFTDLDDAIAQVNDTPYGLAAGIFTDSLAGALDAADALQVGALYVNETSSSRTDAMPFGGLKASGFGGAEGPAYAIRDMSVERVVTITRR, from the coding sequence GTGACCTCCGGCATGCTGCGGGTGGCGGGGTTCGTGGACGGCGCGTGGCTGGATGCCGCCGCCGACGCGGACCCGCTGCGCGACAAGTTCAGCGGCGACGTCATCGCCGAAGTGGCCGCCACCGACCGGGAGACGATCTCCCGGGCGGTGCGGTCCCTCGATGCCGCCCGCGGACGAGGACTGCTGACTCCGCGCCAGCGCGCGGACGTGCTCGCCCGTGCCGCGGCGGGCGTGGCTGCCCGGCGCGAGGAACTCATCGCCACGGTGCAGGCCGACACCGGGTTCGCCCGGGGCGATGCCGTCAAGGAAGTGGACCGCACCGCCGAGACGCTGACCCTGTGCGCCGAGGAGGCCAAGCGTCACGCCGGGCACCTCGTCCCCGTGGAGGGGACGCCGACCGGCGCCGGGAAGCTCAGCTACACCCGTGTCGATCCGATCGGCATCGTGTGCGCGCTGACCCCGTTCAACTCGCCGCTGAACACCGTCGCGCACAAGGTGGGCCCCGCGATCGCCGCGGGGAACTCCGTGATCCTCAAGCCGGCGTCGTTGACGCCGTTGTCGGCCCAGGCGCTCGTGCAGATCCTGCTCGAAGCGGGTCTCCCGCCCGAGATGATCGCGCTCGTCTACGGCTCGGGTGCGAGCCGGGGGGCTTGGCTCGCGGAGGAGAAGGCGATCGGGTATTACGCCTTCACCGGGAGCACCGAGGTGGGCGCCACCCTGTTCGCCGCTGTGGGGATGCGCCGTACCCAGCTCGAGATGGGGAGCCTGGCGTCGACCATCGTCTGCGCGGATGCGGATCTGCCGCGGGCGGCGGCCGCCATCACCGCGGGCGCCCTGCGCAAGTCCGGTCAGGTCTGCACCTCGGTGCAGCGGGTGTACGCGCATGCGGCGATCCGTGACGAGCTCGCCGGGCTCGTCGCGGCCGGGATGCGTGCCGAGGTCGCCGGTGACCCCGCGGATGCCGCCACCACGGTGGGGCCCCTGATCACCGGACAGGATGCCGCGCGCGTGCAGCAGTGGGTCGACGAGGCGGTGGCGGGCGGCGCCGACGTGGTCTGCGGCGGGGTCCGCGACGGCAACGTCGTGGCACCCACGCTCCTGGCCGGCGTGCGTGACGATGACCGCATCATGCGATCGGAGCTGTTCGGCCCCGCGGTCGTGATGCGGGACTTCACGGACCTGGACGATGCGATCGCCCAGGTCAACGACACCCCGTACGGACTGGCCGCCGGCATCTTCACCGACAGCCTGGCCGGCGCGCTGGACGCCGCCGACGCACTGCAGGTGGGTGCGCTCTATGTGAACGAGACCTCCAGCAGCCGGACGGATGCCATGCCGTTCGGCGGTCTGAAAGCGAGCGGTTTCGGGGGCGCGGAGGGGCCGGCCTACGCCATCCGCGATATGAGCGTCGAACGGGTGGTCACCATCACCCGCCGGTGA
- a CDS encoding ABC transporter ATP-binding protein, with translation MTGTSPALQITDLTVHFNTPRGIARVVQGVNLTVERGSVHGLVGESGSGKSVTARTVLGILPTRALALKEGSIRLAGDEILSYTEDQLRERVRGKRASMVFQDPMTALNPVMRIGKQLVIQIRRHTPSMSRKDAMALAGDLLHQVGMPAPEDKLRVYPHQLSGGQRQRVMIALALSCDPDLIIADEPTTALDVTVQAQILDLFDKLREERNLSMLLVSHDLSLIAERCDDVSVMYAGRIVESGRAREIFASPNHPYTRMLEDARPALSNEPHTLLRTIPGRPPQLTALPAGCSFAARCPLATDVCMQERPPRAEIAPGRTVACHHPELVEGMALHSTVGGAA, from the coding sequence GTGACCGGCACGAGCCCCGCACTGCAGATCACCGATCTGACGGTGCACTTCAACACTCCGCGCGGCATCGCCCGGGTCGTGCAGGGCGTGAACCTCACGGTCGAGCGAGGCAGCGTCCACGGCCTCGTGGGCGAGTCCGGCTCCGGGAAGTCCGTCACCGCCCGCACGGTTCTCGGCATCCTGCCCACGCGTGCGCTCGCGCTGAAGGAAGGCAGCATCCGCCTGGCCGGCGACGAGATCCTCTCCTACACCGAGGACCAGTTGCGCGAACGGGTGCGCGGCAAGCGCGCGTCCATGGTCTTCCAGGACCCGATGACGGCGCTCAACCCAGTCATGCGCATCGGCAAGCAACTGGTGATCCAGATCCGGCGCCACACGCCCTCCATGTCCCGTAAGGACGCCATGGCCCTGGCCGGCGACCTCCTGCACCAGGTCGGGATGCCCGCACCGGAGGACAAGCTGCGCGTCTATCCGCACCAGCTGTCCGGCGGGCAGCGCCAGCGTGTGATGATCGCACTGGCGCTCTCGTGCGATCCCGACCTCATCATCGCGGACGAGCCCACCACGGCACTCGATGTGACCGTCCAGGCGCAGATCCTCGACCTGTTCGACAAGCTGCGTGAAGAGCGCAACCTCTCGATGCTGCTGGTCTCCCACGATCTTTCGCTGATCGCCGAGCGCTGCGACGACGTCTCGGTGATGTACGCCGGCCGGATCGTGGAATCCGGCAGGGCGCGTGAGATCTTCGCATCCCCCAATCACCCGTACACGCGCATGCTCGAGGATGCGCGTCCCGCGCTCAGCAATGAACCGCACACCCTGCTGCGGACGATCCCCGGTCGTCCCCCGCAACTGACCGCGCTGCCGGCCGGCTGCTCCTTCGCCGCCCGCTGCCCGCTCGCGACCGATGTGTGCATGCAGGAACGCCCCCCGCGCGCGGAGATCGCCCCCGGACGCACGGTGGCGTGCCACCATCCCGAACTCGTCGAAGGCATGGCCCTGCACAGCACGGTAGGAGGAGCCGCATGA
- a CDS encoding alpha/beta fold hydrolase, protein MSTDIIEIPGAEDLHVTLRSGAVAHAMAAGPQDGEPVILLHGGLPGSSGAAGWRFMLPALAEAGFRVYAPDRPGFGRSDTRPEHRPVRGHMSWVDFVIQFADAVGAETFRLGGNSQGAQTAAYVAVNHPERVTHLAMIATSGLNEALDVPAEDVVAGIPLPRWDGSLEGMRTMMMSIIHRKVAVTDEVLAMRAADAEQQRESFAAAAAWNRTVWADPNRRQLMRLRGRLDQLTIPIIYLYGRQDVLGPVQNGFLQEDRLPNVQFFYPDDCGHQGQTDQPEIFGAVFTEFFRDARVTADTAARAGVSDRRPVLKERVQSA, encoded by the coding sequence ATGAGCACGGACATCATCGAGATCCCCGGCGCGGAGGACCTGCACGTCACCCTGCGATCCGGCGCGGTCGCGCATGCGATGGCCGCCGGCCCGCAGGACGGCGAGCCCGTCATCCTCCTGCACGGGGGGCTGCCGGGTTCGTCCGGCGCCGCCGGATGGCGCTTCATGCTGCCGGCCCTGGCCGAGGCCGGATTCCGCGTGTACGCGCCGGACCGACCCGGGTTCGGTCGTTCCGACACACGCCCCGAGCACCGACCCGTGCGCGGTCACATGAGCTGGGTCGACTTCGTCATCCAGTTCGCCGACGCCGTCGGCGCCGAGACCTTCCGCCTCGGCGGGAACTCGCAGGGCGCACAGACCGCCGCGTACGTCGCCGTCAACCACCCCGAGCGGGTCACGCACCTCGCCATGATCGCCACCAGCGGTCTCAACGAAGCGCTGGACGTGCCCGCCGAGGACGTCGTGGCGGGCATCCCCCTGCCGCGCTGGGACGGATCCCTCGAGGGCATGCGCACGATGATGATGTCCATCATCCACCGCAAGGTGGCGGTGACCGACGAGGTGCTGGCGATGCGCGCCGCGGACGCCGAGCAGCAGCGGGAGTCCTTCGCGGCCGCCGCGGCGTGGAACCGCACCGTGTGGGCCGACCCGAACCGTCGTCAGCTGATGCGCCTGCGTGGCCGGCTGGACCAGCTGACCATCCCGATCATCTACCTGTACGGCCGGCAGGACGTCCTCGGACCGGTGCAGAACGGCTTCCTCCAGGAGGACCGTCTTCCCAACGTGCAGTTCTTCTACCCGGACGACTGCGGCCACCAGGGCCAGACCGACCAGCCGGAGATCTTCGGGGCGGTCTTCACCGAGTTCTTCCGGGATGCCCGCGTCACCGCGGACACCGCGGCCCGGGCAGGCGTGTCCGACCGTCGCCCGGTCCTGAAGGAGCGGGTCCAGTCCGCCTGA
- a CDS encoding ABC transporter permease → MTITAATEIVPSAPHTKPIRTAPRRRTKVLPVAVILSASWLALLVLAAIAQPILPLPDPSRSDYGAIASLPFTPGHILGTDEIGRDMLARVIAGARISLTVGVLAVLVAVVIGAPLGILAGYFSGTTNRVIGVFLDISLAFPSLVALIALSVFLGPSLTTIVIGIGIVSAPAIARVARAATLTYAPREFVTAARGLGAGHLRILVREILPNVVVPVTSYALVLVAVAIIGEASLSFLGLGVPPPTSSWGGMMGTGRSEITRSPHIVLIPAFFMFISLLAINFLAEHFTKRFDIKEASL, encoded by the coding sequence ATGACCATCACCGCAGCGACCGAGATCGTCCCCTCGGCACCCCACACGAAGCCCATCCGCACGGCGCCGCGCCGACGCACGAAGGTGCTCCCCGTCGCGGTGATCCTGTCCGCGAGCTGGCTGGCCCTGCTGGTGCTCGCGGCGATCGCCCAGCCCATCCTCCCGCTGCCCGATCCTTCGCGTTCCGACTACGGAGCGATCGCGTCACTGCCCTTCACCCCCGGCCACATCCTGGGCACGGACGAGATCGGTCGCGACATGCTCGCCCGGGTCATCGCCGGTGCGCGCATCAGTCTCACCGTGGGTGTGCTCGCGGTGCTGGTCGCCGTCGTCATCGGCGCGCCCCTCGGCATCCTCGCCGGCTACTTCTCCGGAACGACCAACCGCGTGATCGGTGTCTTCCTGGACATCTCGCTGGCCTTCCCGTCGCTGGTCGCCCTGATCGCGCTGAGCGTCTTCCTCGGCCCCAGCCTGACGACGATCGTGATCGGGATCGGGATCGTTTCGGCTCCGGCGATCGCCCGCGTCGCCCGAGCCGCGACCCTCACCTACGCTCCCCGGGAGTTCGTCACCGCCGCTCGCGGACTGGGTGCCGGGCACCTGCGCATCCTCGTCCGCGAGATCCTCCCGAACGTCGTCGTCCCGGTCACGAGCTACGCGCTGGTGCTGGTGGCGGTCGCCATCATCGGTGAGGCGAGCCTGTCGTTCCTCGGCCTCGGCGTCCCGCCGCCCACGTCCAGCTGGGGCGGGATGATGGGCACCGGGCGATCCGAGATCACCCGCAGCCCGCACATCGTGCTGATCCCGGCGTTCTTCATGTTCATCTCCCTGCTGGCGATCAACTTCCTCGCCGAACACTTCACCAAGCGGTTCGACATCAAGGAGGCCTCGCTGTGA
- a CDS encoding GntR family transcriptional regulator, with protein sequence MENVQSSPALTPYERIREGIFSGEFAPGQPLTEKHLAQWCGVSRTPVREALGRLERDGLVTWTERGTVVRERTPEEILDIYDARVVLEALAARTAAERRSEHDLMMLSTIVDQASAVDPQDIEAKLGSSRAFHTAVRKAAHNESLIDLLGRLNLQLARHADGHPTLGQDGRWGDAIDMYASLFRAIEGRDGESAHEISRRYFIEARKLRLQALAGLA encoded by the coding sequence GTGGAGAACGTGCAGAGCAGCCCCGCCCTCACCCCGTACGAGCGCATCCGGGAGGGCATCTTCAGCGGAGAGTTCGCTCCCGGCCAGCCGTTGACCGAGAAGCACCTCGCTCAGTGGTGCGGGGTCAGCCGGACCCCGGTCCGGGAGGCCCTCGGCCGACTCGAGCGTGACGGACTGGTGACGTGGACCGAGCGCGGCACGGTGGTGCGCGAGCGCACCCCGGAGGAGATCCTCGACATCTACGACGCCCGGGTGGTGCTGGAGGCGCTCGCCGCGCGCACGGCCGCCGAGCGGCGCAGCGAGCACGACCTGATGATGCTGAGCACCATCGTCGACCAGGCCTCAGCCGTCGATCCGCAGGACATCGAGGCGAAGCTGGGTTCCTCCCGCGCCTTCCACACCGCGGTGCGGAAAGCGGCCCACAACGAGTCGCTGATCGACCTGCTCGGGCGACTCAACCTGCAGCTCGCCCGGCACGCCGACGGGCACCCCACTCTGGGGCAGGACGGCCGATGGGGCGACGCCATCGACATGTACGCGAGTCTCTTCCGTGCCATCGAGGGGCGGGACGGGGAATCCGCCCACGAGATCTCCCGCCGCTATTTCATCGAGGCTCGTAAGCTGCGATTGCAGGCGCTCGCCGGGCTCGCCTGA
- the tcuA gene encoding FAD-dependent tricarballylate dehydrogenase TcuA, giving the protein MNEVTTDVVVVGAGNAALTAAISAAARGRKVLVLEKAPQSQRGGNSFFTAGATRIAHDGLEDLLDFIDPDDRHGVTIVPPYSQDEYRSDLERITEGRNDPALTEVLISESADALRWLHGLGARYRLMYERQAYDRPDGSYLFWGGLHVGNTGGGVGLIDDLVAIATRLNVTIRYDHAVEDIIVEGDSVVGVRGTRSGAPFEVRADSVILGAGGFEANADKRREHLGEGWQNAKVRGTPFNQGELLDAALAIGAGRGGDWSTCHSVQWDAFSADNESNFELTNRLTRQGYPLGVLVNTAGERFLDEGADFRNYTYAKYGREVLAQPGSTAWQLFDGELRPRLRSEEYDMPGISVVTADTLEELAVAMEVPVDTLVATVSDYNASIDTSVPLDLTVKDGRAARTQPPKSNWAKPLDTAPFYAYAVTCGITFTFGGLKSDTDGRVLREDGSVIPGLFVCGEMLGGLFSANYPGGSGLAAGAVFGRRAGAQA; this is encoded by the coding sequence ATGAATGAGGTCACGACGGATGTCGTCGTCGTCGGTGCGGGGAATGCCGCGCTGACCGCGGCGATCTCGGCCGCAGCACGAGGGCGCAAGGTCCTGGTCCTGGAGAAGGCCCCGCAGAGCCAGCGTGGCGGGAACAGCTTCTTCACCGCCGGCGCGACGCGCATCGCCCACGACGGACTCGAGGACCTCCTCGACTTCATCGACCCGGACGACCGCCACGGTGTGACGATCGTGCCCCCCTACTCCCAGGACGAGTACCGGTCCGACCTCGAGCGCATCACCGAAGGGCGCAACGACCCCGCCCTCACCGAGGTGCTGATCTCCGAATCGGCGGACGCGCTGCGCTGGCTGCACGGTCTCGGCGCCCGGTACCGCCTCATGTACGAGCGCCAGGCCTATGACCGTCCGGACGGCAGCTACCTGTTCTGGGGCGGGCTGCATGTCGGCAACACCGGTGGCGGCGTCGGCCTCATCGACGACCTGGTCGCGATCGCCACGCGCCTGAACGTGACCATCCGCTACGACCACGCCGTCGAGGACATCATCGTCGAGGGCGACTCCGTCGTGGGCGTGCGCGGGACGCGCTCGGGCGCTCCCTTCGAGGTACGGGCGGACTCCGTCATCCTCGGCGCGGGCGGATTCGAGGCCAATGCGGACAAGCGCCGCGAGCACCTCGGCGAGGGCTGGCAGAACGCGAAGGTCCGTGGGACGCCGTTCAACCAGGGCGAACTCCTGGACGCCGCACTCGCGATCGGCGCCGGTCGCGGCGGAGACTGGTCCACGTGCCACTCGGTGCAGTGGGACGCCTTCTCTGCCGACAACGAGTCGAACTTCGAGCTGACCAACCGTCTGACGCGGCAGGGATACCCGCTGGGCGTCCTGGTGAACACCGCGGGCGAGCGCTTCCTGGATGAGGGCGCCGACTTCCGCAACTACACCTACGCGAAGTACGGCCGCGAGGTCCTCGCCCAGCCGGGCTCGACCGCGTGGCAGCTCTTCGACGGCGAGCTGCGTCCGCGCCTGCGCTCCGAGGAGTACGACATGCCGGGGATCTCGGTCGTGACGGCGGACACCCTCGAAGAACTGGCGGTGGCGATGGAGGTCCCCGTGGACACCCTCGTGGCGACCGTCTCGGACTACAACGCCTCCATCGACACCTCCGTGCCGCTGGATCTGACGGTGAAGGACGGACGCGCCGCACGGACGCAGCCGCCCAAGAGCAACTGGGCGAAGCCGCTGGACACCGCTCCGTTCTACGCCTACGCCGTGACGTGCGGGATCACCTTCACCTTCGGTGGGCTGAAGTCGGACACCGACGGACGGGTGCTGCGCGAGGACGGGAGCGTCATCCCCGGCCTCTTCGTGTGCGGCGAGATGCTCGGCGGGCTCTTCTCCGCAAACTACCCCGGCGGCAGCGGGCTCGCGGCCGGTGCGGTGTTCGGCCGCCGCGCCGGCGCTCAGGCCTGA
- a CDS encoding MFS transporter, whose translation MSAAAGRSIQSGPRRSPAGISLVATLLVVCMASSTLLSPFYPQWQEDWGLSTVVMTIVFAVYPLALLVTLLVAGSVSDHLGRRPVATAAMVILAIALGIFAVSGDAGMLLLGRVLQGISTGLAMTTLGAYSAELQPARMPGLAALVNAAAPTVGLALGAVLGGVVLDLWRDPVAVLFGVSAVISLVAAFTVWFLPETSPRIPGVARSLIPTVHVPAAARSTFVRSVPAIAAAWATGGLFISLGASIVGRLFHESSHLLQGLTIGVIAGVGTLSVILMRRSSADAGFLVGTSTLAAGTILGVVAVTLHALPLYFVALALTGWGFGTAYAGALRLILPLAPAQERAGLFSSIYVVAYLAFGVPAVIAGIAIPIVGLEATAVGYGVLVVVAAVAATALRLHARGRGDDIASPHPGPA comes from the coding sequence ATGTCAGCTGCAGCCGGACGCTCGATCCAGTCCGGGCCGCGGCGGTCGCCCGCAGGGATCAGCCTGGTCGCGACGCTGCTGGTGGTGTGCATGGCGAGCTCCACCCTGCTCTCACCGTTCTACCCGCAATGGCAGGAGGATTGGGGACTGAGCACGGTCGTCATGACGATCGTGTTCGCCGTCTACCCCCTCGCACTCCTGGTGACGCTCCTGGTGGCGGGTTCCGTATCCGACCACCTGGGCAGGCGGCCGGTGGCGACCGCCGCCATGGTGATCCTCGCGATCGCGCTCGGCATCTTCGCCGTGAGCGGGGACGCCGGGATGCTCCTTCTCGGCCGCGTGCTGCAGGGCATCTCGACCGGGCTCGCGATGACGACGCTCGGCGCCTATTCCGCAGAGCTCCAGCCCGCGCGGATGCCCGGTCTCGCCGCACTCGTCAACGCTGCCGCTCCGACGGTCGGTCTGGCGCTCGGCGCGGTGCTCGGGGGCGTGGTCCTCGATCTGTGGCGGGACCCCGTCGCCGTGCTGTTCGGCGTTTCAGCCGTGATCTCGCTCGTCGCCGCCTTCACGGTCTGGTTCCTCCCCGAGACGTCGCCGAGGATCCCCGGCGTGGCGCGTTCCCTCATCCCGACGGTGCACGTGCCCGCGGCCGCCCGGAGCACGTTCGTGCGATCCGTCCCGGCGATCGCTGCGGCGTGGGCCACCGGAGGCCTGTTCATCTCGCTCGGAGCCAGCATCGTCGGGCGCCTGTTCCACGAGTCGAGCCACCTTCTGCAGGGTCTCACCATCGGCGTGATCGCCGGGGTGGGCACGCTCTCGGTGATCCTGATGCGGCGATCCTCCGCGGATGCCGGTTTCCTCGTCGGTACGTCGACGCTCGCCGCCGGTACGATCCTCGGCGTGGTCGCCGTGACGCTGCACGCACTCCCGCTGTACTTCGTCGCGCTCGCACTGACCGGCTGGGGGTTCGGCACCGCCTACGCGGGGGCTCTGCGACTGATCCTGCCGCTGGCGCCCGCCCAGGAGCGCGCGGGACTCTTCTCATCGATCTACGTCGTCGCCTACCTGGCCTTCGGGGTGCCCGCCGTCATCGCCGGCATCGCCATCCCGATCGTCGGGCTCGAAGCGACGGCGGTGGGATACGGGGTGCTCGTGGTGGTGGCGGCCGTCGCGGCGACCGCGCTCCGGCTGCATGCCCGCGGTCGGGGGGACGACATCGCGTCGCCCCATCCGGGTCCGGCCTGA
- a CDS encoding 3-carboxyethylcatechol 2,3-dioxygenase: protein MSYEAMTLCMSHSPGFARDREETYGHAFRAGLAEVRDAVRDWDPSLVVFFGSDHRRAFGEVLPSASVVQSAEGLGDSESPTGPYDVPAPLAKDLTRHLLAADYDIAVTRHIALDHGFGQTAADVLGALDARPLIPIFLNCATLPLTRPGRSAAIGREVARYFEATDERVLYIGSGGMSHNPPTLALTDEGLGEEERRALSAAHREAAKDDIRPDWDREMLTRMQSADTSWVDDITSEFLQTAGVGAHELRTWFAAYAAGAQGMRTVAYEPVREWLTGMGIALSQPAKSAA, encoded by the coding sequence ATGAGCTACGAGGCGATGACGCTCTGCATGTCGCACAGTCCGGGATTCGCGCGGGATCGCGAAGAGACCTACGGTCACGCGTTCCGCGCGGGCCTTGCCGAGGTCCGCGACGCCGTCCGCGACTGGGACCCTTCGCTCGTGGTTTTCTTCGGATCCGACCACCGCCGCGCCTTCGGTGAGGTGCTGCCGTCGGCATCCGTGGTCCAGTCCGCAGAGGGCCTCGGCGACTCCGAGTCCCCCACCGGCCCCTACGACGTGCCCGCACCCCTGGCGAAGGATCTGACGCGGCACCTGCTCGCCGCGGACTATGACATCGCCGTCACCCGCCACATCGCCCTCGACCACGGCTTCGGCCAGACGGCCGCCGACGTGCTGGGCGCGCTGGACGCGCGGCCACTCATCCCGATCTTCCTCAACTGCGCCACCCTCCCGCTGACCCGACCCGGCCGGTCGGCCGCGATCGGCCGCGAGGTGGCGCGGTACTTCGAGGCCACCGACGAACGCGTCCTCTACATCGGGTCGGGCGGCATGTCCCACAACCCCCCGACGCTCGCGCTCACCGACGAAGGCCTGGGGGAAGAGGAGCGGCGCGCGCTCAGCGCCGCGCACCGCGAGGCCGCCAAGGACGACATCCGCCCGGACTGGGATCGCGAGATGCTGACCCGGATGCAGTCGGCCGACACGTCCTGGGTCGACGACATCACGTCCGAGTTCCTGCAGACGGCCGGCGTCGGGGCGCACGAGCTGCGGACGTGGTTCGCCGCCTACGCGGCGGGGGCCCAGGGCATGCGCACCGTGGCATACGAGCCGGTACGCGAATGGCTCACCGGCATGGGCATCGCCCTCTCCCAGCCCGCGAAGAGCGCGGCATGA
- a CDS encoding ABC transporter ATP-binding protein, with product MSTIADDIADAAAPGPATDDIALTVTDVVVEYPGKSGPVRAVHGVSLTLRRGETLGLVGESGCGKSSTGRAIVQLPAPTSGHVWLGDEDLTTLSKKRLRSLRRKIQLIFQDPIASLNPRKTAQETVAESLSIRGVRDADAQAISLLSQVGVDEMMAKRKPHELSGGQCQRISIARALAQTPEVLVCDEPVSALDVSVQAQVLNLLETMKAEYGLSMIFISHDLAVVGNISDRIAVMYLGRICEIADSRALYSAPRHHYTKLLLDSIPDPEGSRDRKTTPVASRSQTSAGCPFAPRCPAAQDRCRSEVPELTPDAEGHLVACHFPLSSPAASPAAAH from the coding sequence ATGAGCACCATCGCGGACGACATCGCGGATGCGGCGGCCCCAGGCCCCGCGACGGACGACATCGCGTTGACGGTCACGGACGTGGTCGTGGAGTACCCGGGCAAGTCCGGACCGGTCCGCGCCGTGCACGGCGTGTCACTGACGCTGCGACGCGGCGAGACCCTCGGGCTGGTCGGCGAGTCCGGCTGCGGCAAGTCGTCGACCGGGCGCGCCATCGTGCAGCTGCCGGCGCCCACGTCGGGGCACGTCTGGCTGGGCGACGAGGACCTGACGACGCTGTCGAAGAAGCGTCTGCGGTCCCTCCGCCGCAAGATCCAGCTGATCTTCCAGGACCCGATCGCATCGCTGAATCCCCGCAAGACAGCGCAGGAGACCGTCGCGGAGTCCCTCTCCATCCGCGGCGTCCGTGATGCCGATGCGCAGGCGATCTCGCTGCTCTCGCAGGTGGGCGTGGACGAGATGATGGCCAAGCGGAAGCCGCACGAGCTCTCCGGCGGTCAGTGCCAGCGCATCTCCATCGCGCGGGCCCTCGCGCAGACTCCGGAGGTGCTCGTCTGCGACGAGCCCGTCTCCGCGCTGGACGTGTCCGTACAGGCCCAGGTCCTCAACCTCCTCGAGACGATGAAGGCCGAATACGGCCTGTCGATGATCTTCATCTCGCACGACCTCGCGGTGGTCGGCAACATCAGTGACCGGATCGCTGTGATGTACCTCGGCAGGATCTGCGAGATCGCGGATTCCCGGGCGCTCTACTCCGCACCCCGGCACCACTACACGAAGCTGCTGCTCGACTCGATCCCCGATCCCGAGGGCAGTCGCGATCGGAAGACGACTCCGGTCGCGAGCCGCTCCCAGACGAGCGCCGGATGCCCGTTCGCTCCGCGTTGCCCGGCCGCTCAGGATCGCTGCCGGAGCGAGGTCCCGGAGCTGACCCCGGACGCGGAGGGCCACCTGGTCGCCTGCCACTTCCCCCTCTCGTCCCCCGCGGCCTCACCCGCCGCAGCGCACTGA
- a CDS encoding ABC transporter permease, with product MQLVTRVGSRLLYLIAVLLGASFLVYLLLDLLPGDPAEVLVGATGNTTEGAVEEIRAQLGLDQPLLVRYFGWLGGVITGDFGTSFRTGQPVLTEIMDRLPVTIQLVLAAELISLLIAVPLAIAAARRRDTLFDRGVAVFTFGLQSTPNFVVALVLIVILSVQLKLLPAIGYVPMDVDPWGNFRSILIPSLALSAALIPLYTRVLRNEMIRTLQEDFILVARAGGLSHRTILFRYALRPSLPTLVTVVGINIGTLIGGTLIVELISGLPGIGTLLYTGINNRDYILVQGIVLFIATAYVVLNFLVDLLYTALDPRVRA from the coding sequence TTGCAACTGGTCACCAGAGTGGGGTCCCGCCTGCTTTACCTGATCGCCGTCCTGCTCGGCGCGAGCTTCCTCGTCTACCTGCTGCTCGACCTCCTCCCCGGCGACCCCGCCGAGGTCCTGGTCGGCGCCACCGGGAACACGACGGAGGGGGCGGTCGAAGAGATCCGCGCCCAACTGGGCCTCGATCAGCCCCTCCTCGTCCGCTACTTCGGATGGCTCGGCGGTGTCATCACCGGCGACTTCGGCACGTCCTTCCGGACCGGACAACCCGTACTCACCGAGATCATGGACCGCCTGCCGGTCACGATCCAGCTCGTACTCGCCGCCGAGCTCATCTCGCTCCTGATCGCCGTGCCGCTGGCCATCGCCGCCGCCCGCCGCCGGGACACCCTGTTCGACCGGGGCGTCGCCGTCTTCACCTTCGGCCTGCAGTCGACGCCGAACTTCGTCGTCGCGCTCGTGCTGATCGTGATCCTCTCGGTGCAGCTGAAGCTGCTGCCCGCCATCGGTTACGTCCCGATGGATGTCGATCCATGGGGGAACTTCCGCTCCATCCTCATCCCCTCACTCGCGCTCTCGGCCGCGCTCATCCCGCTGTACACGAGAGTGCTGCGCAACGAGATGATCCGCACCCTGCAGGAGGACTTCATCCTCGTCGCCCGCGCCGGCGGTCTCTCGCACCGGACGATCCTGTTCCGCTATGCGCTGCGCCCGTCCCTGCCGACGCTGGTCACCGTGGTGGGCATCAACATCGGCACGCTGATCGGCGGAACCCTCATCGTCGAGTTGATCTCGGGTCTCCCCGGGATCGGGACCCTCCTCTACACCGGCATCAACAACCGCGACTACATCCTCGTGCAGGGCATCGTCCTGTTCATCGCCACGGCGTACGTCGTCCTCAACTTCCTCGTCGACCTCCTCTACACCGCTCTCGACCCAAGGGTGCGCGCATGA